Proteins found in one Vagococcus carniphilus genomic segment:
- a CDS encoding MepB family protein has translation MISLELLQKLTPIQPENICYEKQNGEYEGMTFTINNQSFRSRLAKKTPTKKGYFVVFWEKDGNNINQPFLFEESPQETLVFVSDNEKRGVFKFPKEILLKKGILKDDKSKGKMGIRVYPEWESDLNQTATKTQQWQLDYFTFLD, from the coding sequence ATGATTTCTTTAGAACTACTTCAAAAATTAACTCCCATCCAACCAGAAAATATCTGTTATGAAAAGCAAAATGGAGAATACGAAGGTATGACATTTACAATAAATAATCAATCATTTCGGAGTCGGCTAGCTAAGAAAACACCGACTAAAAAAGGGTATTTTGTTGTCTTTTGGGAGAAAGATGGAAACAACATCAATCAGCCTTTCTTATTTGAAGAATCTCCTCAAGAAACACTTGTTTTTGTTTCAGATAATGAAAAAAGAGGTGTGTTTAAGTTTCCTAAAGAAATATTGTTAAAAAAAGGAATACTAAAGGACGATAAATCAAAGGGTAAGATGGGAATTAGAGTTTACCCTGAATGGGAATCTGATTTAAATCAAACAGCTACAAAAACACAGCAATGGCAACTTGATTATTTTACTTTTCTTGATTAG
- a CDS encoding rhomboid family intramembrane serine protease, producing MSQFSSSWNRINRTPFFTYAFLAIQVAVFILMEFVGVRNGIVNGSENSSLLYLFGAMSPQAVIQNHEYWRFVAPIFIHIGLTHLALNSLSLYFVGRILEPIIGHMRFFIVYMVSGIMGNLLSFAFGSSYGLSAGASTSLFGIFAAFIVLGKIYRYHPMIQHMSQSMTLLIILNLVMNLFDSGVDILGHLGGAIGGVLLMIVVSVPRNNRQEKMNVHKRIIAGILTIFFIGFCLVYGFTFK from the coding sequence ATGAGCCAATTTTCAAGTAGTTGGAATCGAATTAACCGAACGCCGTTTTTCACCTATGCTTTTTTAGCGATTCAAGTTGCTGTATTTATCTTGATGGAGTTTGTTGGAGTGAGAAATGGTATTGTGAATGGTTCTGAAAACTCAAGTCTGTTGTATTTATTTGGTGCGATGTCACCTCAAGCGGTTATTCAAAATCATGAGTACTGGCGTTTTGTAGCCCCAATTTTTATTCATATCGGTTTAACTCATTTAGCGTTAAACTCTTTAAGCTTATATTTTGTGGGACGAATTCTTGAACCCATCATTGGCCATATGAGGTTTTTCATTGTTTATATGGTAAGTGGTATTATGGGAAATTTACTTAGTTTTGCTTTTGGTAGTTCATACGGACTATCAGCTGGTGCGAGTACTTCTTTATTTGGTATTTTCGCAGCCTTTATTGTTCTAGGGAAAATTTACCGATATCATCCAATGATTCAGCACATGTCTCAAAGTATGACACTGTTGATTATTCTTAATTTAGTGATGAATTTATTTGACTCTGGTGTTGATATTTTAGGTCATCTTGGTGGAGCCATTGGTGGCGTCTTATTAATGATTGTGGTGAGTGTACCAAGAAATAACCGTCAAGAAAAAATGAATGTTCATAAAAGAATTATAGCTGGCATTTTAACTATTTTCTTTATTGGATTTTGCTTAGTGTATGGTTTTACTTTTAAATAA
- a CDS encoding ABC transporter permease: MRFKEFVFKNTIRNKNLYMAYFFSTLTTVMTFFTFAVFAFHPKLGGDLHVAVKSGMLSSAVIIYLFSFFYVLYSMDIFLQSRKKEFGLLLIQGMSPKQLRKMVFQENTIIGFLATLTGIVIGLFFSQLILWLSKITMHVDLGFYFPVKAMGVTFVSFLLLFMFISFFIQFKIPKMDVQELLKSNDLGKGEMKPSTIKSILAIVLIGVGYAVALVVEGMQVVMAMIPVIFVVILGTRFLFNQLSVYVVNFLRKNQNRFWKKTNMLVFSDLAFRMKDNARSFFLVAVITTVAFSAIGTLTGFKEMTLKGVNSEAYDFSLRVDQEDQTQGEKELQAIRQSFKDNKVEAEEFKILPVDVTSEDGTGIGSKIIDDKQYNELAKKLDLEEITLENNQVVLLNDLSIPDMGTGELDNQPKTFKTSDGEDYAVKKLDVKQKPWSTFENVYVVSSNVYEGYSQKNKPVATYGWLVSEGSFDQQKAVGKKLEEYPNVMAKASMIQSITDGYAPILFIGFFIGIVFFVSAGSFLYFRLYSDMEVDVEKFRMVHKLGFSKNEMKKVVYQQVGILFFTPIIVSCIHGAVALTAMYALFGQGLQITAIYVLGIFILIQIAYYLIARVFYFRKLYRSVIS; encoded by the coding sequence ATGAGATTTAAGGAGTTTGTTTTTAAAAATACAATTCGTAATAAAAATTTATATATGGCTTACTTTTTTAGTACGTTAACAACAGTTATGACATTTTTTACCTTTGCTGTTTTTGCTTTCCATCCTAAATTAGGTGGAGATTTGCATGTGGCTGTTAAATCAGGCATGTTATCATCTGCTGTGATTATTTACTTATTTTCTTTTTTCTATGTTTTGTACTCAATGGATATCTTTTTACAATCCAGAAAAAAAGAATTTGGTTTACTGTTGATTCAAGGAATGTCACCTAAGCAACTAAGAAAAATGGTCTTTCAAGAAAATACGATTATTGGTTTTTTAGCCACTTTAACTGGTATTGTAATTGGTCTATTTTTCTCACAATTAATTTTATGGTTAAGTAAGATAACGATGCATGTTGACTTAGGTTTTTATTTCCCAGTAAAAGCAATGGGGGTTACCTTTGTTTCATTCTTATTGTTATTTATGTTCATTTCTTTCTTTATTCAGTTCAAAATTCCTAAAATGGATGTTCAAGAATTGCTTAAGAGTAATGATTTAGGAAAAGGTGAAATGAAACCTTCAACTATCAAATCAATTTTAGCGATTGTTTTAATCGGAGTTGGTTATGCAGTTGCACTTGTTGTAGAGGGTATGCAAGTTGTTATGGCAATGATTCCAGTTATTTTTGTCGTTATTCTAGGAACAAGATTTTTATTTAATCAATTAAGTGTTTATGTCGTTAACTTTTTAAGAAAGAATCAAAATCGTTTTTGGAAAAAAACGAATATGTTAGTATTTTCAGATTTAGCCTTTCGAATGAAAGATAATGCCCGTTCATTCTTCTTAGTAGCCGTTATTACAACTGTTGCATTCTCAGCAATTGGAACGCTGACAGGCTTTAAAGAAATGACACTAAAAGGTGTTAATTCTGAAGCTTACGACTTTTCTCTTCGTGTGGATCAAGAAGATCAAACACAAGGTGAAAAAGAATTACAAGCAATTCGTCAATCATTTAAGGATAATAAAGTTGAAGCAGAAGAATTTAAAATACTGCCAGTTGATGTGACGAGCGAAGATGGAACAGGTATCGGTTCAAAGATCATTGATGACAAACAATACAATGAATTAGCTAAGAAATTAGATTTAGAAGAAATAACTTTAGAAAATAATCAAGTTGTATTACTAAATGATTTGAGTATTCCGGATATGGGAACGGGAGAATTAGACAATCAACCAAAAACATTTAAAACAAGTGATGGAGAAGATTACGCTGTAAAAAAACTAGATGTTAAACAAAAACCTTGGTCAACTTTTGAAAATGTTTATGTCGTTTCTAGTAATGTTTATGAAGGTTATAGTCAAAAAAATAAACCAGTTGCTACATATGGCTGGTTAGTTTCAGAAGGTTCTTTTGATCAGCAAAAAGCAGTTGGAAAAAAACTTGAAGAATATCCAAATGTTATGGCAAAAGCAAGTATGATTCAAAGTATCACAGATGGCTACGCTCCAATTCTATTTATCGGGTTCTTTATCGGAATTGTGTTCTTTGTTTCTGCAGGAAGTTTCTTATACTTTAGACTGTATAGTGATATGGAAGTTGACGTTGAGAAATTTAGAATGGTTCATAAACTTGGATTTAGTAAAAATGAAATGAAAAAAGTAGTCTATCAACAAGTGGGGATTTTATTCTTTACGCCAATTATCGTTTCATGTATTCACGGAGCAGTTGCTCTAACAGCAATGTATGCTTTATTTGGACAAGGTTTACAGATTACAGCAATTTATGTGTTAGGTATTTTTATTCTGATTCAAATTGCTTACTATTTAATTGCTAGAGTTTTCTATTTTAGAAAATTATATCGTTCAGTTATTTCCTAA
- the thrS gene encoding threonine--tRNA ligase, protein MSVIKITFPDGAVKEFEAKTTTFEIAESISKSLSKKALAGKFNGEVIDLNREIEEDGSLEIITPGHDDALQILRHSTAHLMANALRRLYPDIHFGVGPAIDNGFYYDTDNGEAAVSEEDLPRIEEEMMKIVKENNPIVRKEVSREEALEIFKGDPYKEELINDLPADEVITVYDQGDFVDLCRGVHVPSTGRIQVFKLLSVAGAYWRGNSNNKMMQRVYGTAFFDKKELKDYLKMREEAKERDHRKLGKELDLFMVNPDVGSGLPFWLPKGATIRRVIERYIVDKEISLGYQHVYTPIMADVELYKTSGHWDHYHEDMFPPMDMGDGEMLVLRPMNCPHHMMVYKNDIHSYRELPIRIAELGQMHRYEKSGALSGLARVREMTLNDGHTFVRPDQIKDEFMRTLKLMVDVYEDFNIDDYRLRLSLRDPKNTEKYFDDDEMWEKAEATLREALNEAGVEYFEAEGEAAFYGPKMDVQIKTALGTEETLSTIQLDFLLPERFDLTYVGEDGENTHRPVVIHRGIVSTMERFVAHLTEVHKGAFPTWLAPVQGTIIPVNLDMHSDYAFEIKEKLEMQGLRFDVDTRNEKMGYKIRESQTQKVPYQIVVGDKELDSGEVNIRRYGSKDTSTMNVDMFVESVVADVKNYSRQSN, encoded by the coding sequence ATGTCAGTTATTAAAATTACATTCCCAGATGGCGCAGTAAAGGAATTTGAGGCAAAAACAACTACTTTTGAAATTGCTGAAAGTATCAGTAAAAGCTTATCTAAAAAAGCTCTTGCGGGTAAATTCAATGGAGAAGTAATTGACCTTAATCGTGAAATTGAGGAAGATGGTTCGTTAGAAATCATCACACCAGGCCACGATGATGCACTACAAATTTTACGTCATTCAACTGCTCACTTAATGGCTAATGCTCTAAGACGCTTATACCCAGATATTCATTTTGGTGTAGGACCTGCCATTGATAACGGCTTTTACTATGACACAGATAATGGTGAAGCGGCTGTGTCAGAAGAAGATTTACCAAGAATCGAAGAAGAGATGATGAAGATTGTTAAAGAAAACAATCCAATCGTTCGTAAAGAAGTTTCAAGAGAAGAAGCTTTAGAAATCTTTAAGGGTGATCCTTACAAAGAAGAATTAATCAATGACTTACCAGCTGATGAAGTGATTACTGTTTATGACCAAGGTGACTTTGTTGACTTATGTCGCGGAGTTCATGTTCCTTCAACAGGTCGTATTCAAGTCTTTAAATTACTTTCAGTAGCAGGTGCTTACTGGAGAGGTAATTCAAACAATAAAATGATGCAACGTGTTTACGGTACAGCGTTCTTCGATAAAAAAGAATTAAAAGACTATCTAAAAATGCGTGAAGAAGCTAAAGAGCGTGATCATCGTAAATTAGGTAAAGAATTAGATTTATTTATGGTTAATCCAGATGTTGGGTCAGGTCTTCCATTCTGGTTACCAAAAGGTGCAACTATTCGTCGCGTAATAGAGCGTTACATTGTAGATAAAGAAATTAGTTTAGGTTATCAACATGTCTACACTCCAATTATGGCAGATGTTGAATTGTATAAAACATCAGGTCACTGGGATCATTACCATGAAGATATGTTCCCTCCAATGGATATGGGAGATGGCGAAATGTTAGTACTTCGTCCAATGAACTGTCCTCACCATATGATGGTTTATAAAAACGATATCCATAGTTACCGTGAGTTACCAATTCGTATTGCAGAACTTGGCCAAATGCACCGTTATGAAAAATCAGGTGCTTTATCAGGATTAGCTCGTGTACGTGAGATGACTTTAAACGATGGTCATACATTTGTTAGACCAGATCAAATTAAAGATGAATTCATGCGTACATTGAAATTAATGGTAGATGTTTACGAAGACTTTAATATTGATGATTATCGTTTACGTTTAAGTTTACGTGATCCAAAAAATACTGAAAAATACTTTGATGATGATGAAATGTGGGAAAAAGCAGAAGCAACTCTAAGAGAAGCTTTAAATGAAGCGGGTGTAGAGTACTTTGAAGCTGAAGGAGAAGCAGCCTTCTACGGACCTAAGATGGATGTTCAAATTAAAACTGCCTTAGGTACTGAAGAAACTCTTTCTACTATTCAATTAGACTTCTTATTACCAGAACGTTTTGACTTAACTTACGTGGGTGAAGACGGAGAAAACACACATCGTCCAGTTGTTATTCACCGTGGTATTGTATCAACTATGGAACGTTTTGTTGCTCATTTAACTGAAGTTCATAAAGGAGCTTTCCCAACTTGGTTAGCACCAGTCCAAGGAACTATTATTCCAGTTAATTTAGATATGCATAGTGATTACGCATTCGAAATTAAGGAAAAATTAGAGATGCAAGGATTACGTTTTGACGTAGATACTCGTAATGAAAAAATGGGTTACAAGATTCGTGAATCTCAAACTCAAAAAGTTCCTTATCAAATAGTAGTTGGAGATAAAGAACTTGATTCAGGTGAAGTAAATATTCGTCGCTACGGAAGTAAAGATACAAGTACAATGAATGTTGACATGTTTGTTGAGTCAGTCGTAGCTGATGTGAAAAATTATAGTCGTCAATCTAATTAA
- a CDS encoding penicillin-binding transpeptidase domain-containing protein, which produces MRNKKIPWRPFSKKVKKAQGPKKTHVPFRLDFLFFIVFVLFTALVVRLSYLQINQHDEFVQIVEKGQKSVIEENAPRGFIYDSKGKVLVGNKANQAILYTRSSGMTAEDIKKVSEQIVDLIHIEPEKLSARDQKDYWLSDPKELKKAEAKLTVSDKLNSKGEQLSAGDLYKKMVDKVDVKDIELSDKEKQVATVFKKINGAYALQPVIVKNKDVTPEEIAVVGENTASIPGLSAGTDWEREYPEKDQLRSILGTVSTEKQGLPEEKAEKYLKKGYKINDRVGLSYLEEAYENDLKGKKGESEIVTDKNQKITSKKETKAGEKGDNVVLTIDLEFQKKVQEILENNYNGLIQSGKAEFSEGAYVVVTEPATGNVLSMNGVRKDPKTGELQDDTLGTINQAFVPGSSIKAATVMSGYQNNIISGNETMVDEPLVFQGGLTKSSLFNHYSAIPLTTTQALEVSSNVYMMKIALGMMGTSYSPNMSMPIRTDVFGTLRDTYEQFGLGTKTGIDLPKEGVGFINKQYKDKDGNYIPGIMGNLLDLSFGNYDTYTPMQLNQYVATVANGGTRVAPHVVKGVYGNNDTGSLGEVKKPIETKVLNKIEGQDAEFELIKQGMYQVVNGPMGTGHALQGASLPIAAKTGTAETFAGGQEVINSTIVGYAPYDNPQIAVSVILPHIKDDDNGANTAVLREVVNAYAETNNKQ; this is translated from the coding sequence ATGAGAAATAAAAAAATACCATGGCGACCATTTTCGAAGAAAGTTAAGAAAGCACAAGGACCCAAAAAGACGCATGTCCCTTTTAGATTAGACTTTCTTTTTTTTATTGTCTTTGTTCTATTTACAGCATTAGTTGTGAGACTATCGTACTTACAAATTAACCAGCATGATGAATTTGTTCAAATCGTTGAAAAAGGACAAAAAAGTGTCATAGAAGAGAATGCTCCTAGGGGATTCATCTATGATTCAAAAGGAAAAGTACTCGTTGGAAATAAAGCAAATCAAGCAATATTGTATACGAGAAGCTCAGGCATGACAGCAGAAGATATTAAAAAAGTCAGTGAACAGATAGTGGACTTAATTCATATTGAACCTGAAAAACTATCTGCAAGAGACCAAAAAGATTACTGGTTGTCTGACCCGAAAGAATTAAAAAAAGCAGAAGCTAAGTTAACCGTTTCGGATAAATTAAATAGTAAAGGTGAACAACTTTCAGCTGGAGACCTTTATAAAAAAATGGTAGATAAAGTCGATGTAAAAGACATTGAATTATCAGATAAAGAGAAGCAAGTGGCGACTGTTTTTAAAAAGATTAATGGGGCGTATGCTCTTCAGCCGGTTATTGTGAAGAATAAAGATGTGACACCAGAGGAAATTGCCGTTGTCGGAGAAAATACTGCTTCTATCCCAGGATTATCGGCTGGAACAGATTGGGAAAGAGAGTATCCTGAAAAAGATCAACTACGCTCAATTTTAGGAACTGTCTCAACGGAAAAACAAGGTTTACCAGAAGAAAAAGCAGAAAAATATTTGAAAAAAGGTTACAAAATTAATGATCGAGTCGGTTTAAGTTATTTAGAAGAAGCCTATGAAAATGACCTTAAAGGTAAAAAAGGTGAATCAGAAATTGTAACAGATAAAAATCAAAAAATTACTTCTAAAAAGGAAACAAAAGCAGGTGAAAAAGGCGACAATGTTGTCTTGACCATCGATTTAGAGTTCCAAAAGAAAGTCCAAGAAATTTTAGAAAATAACTACAATGGTTTAATTCAAAGTGGTAAAGCTGAATTTTCAGAAGGGGCTTATGTTGTTGTAACAGAGCCTGCAACAGGAAATGTTTTATCCATGAATGGAGTCAGAAAAGATCCTAAAACAGGAGAACTGCAAGATGATACATTAGGAACGATTAATCAAGCCTTTGTACCAGGTTCTTCCATCAAAGCTGCGACTGTTATGTCCGGTTATCAAAATAATATTATTAGTGGAAATGAAACGATGGTGGATGAGCCTTTAGTCTTCCAAGGTGGACTGACTAAATCATCTTTATTTAACCACTACAGTGCGATTCCGTTAACAACAACACAAGCCTTAGAAGTTTCTTCTAACGTGTACATGATGAAGATTGCTTTAGGAATGATGGGAACTAGTTATTCTCCTAATATGTCTATGCCGATTAGAACAGATGTCTTTGGAACACTTCGCGATACCTATGAACAGTTTGGTTTAGGAACTAAAACAGGTATTGATTTACCAAAAGAAGGCGTTGGATTCATCAATAAACAGTATAAAGATAAAGATGGTAATTATATCCCAGGTATTATGGGTAATTTACTCGATTTATCTTTTGGGAACTATGATACCTATACACCAATGCAGTTAAACCAATATGTGGCAACAGTTGCAAATGGTGGAACACGTGTAGCGCCTCATGTTGTTAAAGGTGTTTATGGAAATAACGACACAGGTAGTTTAGGTGAAGTGAAAAAACCAATCGAAACAAAAGTTCTAAATAAAATTGAAGGTCAAGATGCAGAGTTTGAGTTAATCAAGCAAGGGATGTATCAAGTTGTAAATGGACCAATGGGAACAGGACACGCTTTACAAGGTGCTAGTTTACCAATAGCAGCTAAAACAGGTACTGCCGAAACGTTTGCTGGAGGACAAGAAGTTATTAATAGTACGATTGTTGGTTACGCACCATATGATAACCCTCAAATCGCAGTTAGTGTCATTTTACCTCATATTAAAGACGATGATAACGGAGCTAATACAGCTGTCCTAAGAGAAGTTGTTAATGCTTATGCTGAAACTAATAATAAACAATAG
- a CDS encoding ATP-binding cassette domain-containing protein: MKLVIDHLEKEFKGKQVIKDASFEFQKGRIYGLLGRNGAGKTTLFNCISKDLSYENGSILLEKEDKLEDYKETDIGLVHATPNVPDFMTGYEFIKFFIDMNQHQMKNIRTPDAYLAKVGIKKEDRHRLMKEYSHGMRNKVQMIATMMIQPPILLLDEPLTSFDVVAAHEVKELILSMKSESVVIFSTHILQLAQDLCDEIVLLHNGELKGIPASRIHDADFESEIVRLLSDEDGGSEDDRN, encoded by the coding sequence ATGAAATTAGTGATTGATCATCTTGAAAAAGAATTTAAGGGTAAACAAGTAATAAAGGATGCTTCTTTTGAATTTCAAAAGGGGAGAATATATGGTTTGTTAGGAAGAAATGGTGCTGGGAAAACCACACTTTTTAATTGTATTTCAAAAGATTTATCTTATGAAAATGGTTCTATTTTACTAGAAAAAGAAGATAAATTAGAAGATTACAAAGAGACAGATATAGGTTTAGTCCATGCAACTCCTAATGTACCAGACTTTATGACAGGTTATGAATTTATCAAATTTTTTATTGATATGAACCAACATCAAATGAAAAATATTCGTACACCTGATGCTTATTTAGCAAAAGTTGGAATAAAAAAAGAAGACCGCCATCGTTTGATGAAAGAGTACTCTCATGGGATGAGAAACAAGGTTCAAATGATAGCGACTATGATGATTCAACCACCTATTTTATTATTAGATGAACCACTCACTTCTTTTGATGTGGTTGCAGCACACGAGGTTAAAGAATTGATTCTTTCGATGAAGTCAGAATCTGTCGTTATTTTTTCTACTCATATTTTACAATTGGCTCAAGATTTATGTGATGAAATTGTTCTGTTACATAATGGTGAGCTAAAAGGAATTCCTGCAAGTCGTATTCATGATGCTGATTTTGAAAGTGAAATTGTAAGACTACTTTCAGATGAAGATGGTGGTAGTGAAGATGACAGAAATTAA
- the proC gene encoding pyrroline-5-carboxylate reductase, with protein sequence MKIGIFGAGHMGGAMIKGWIKSEKIEPSNLLVRGGRRGTAQSLQKELGFQLTSETSDFKQMDIIFLAVNTPLILPILNELKGLVETSSIPIVSVSAGVSVKEMQEIMGDNYPLAQAIPNTPVQINEGMTGIVFAENIDKKAKETIQFSFDLLGDLVEISEDKIGIFGTLAGCGPAFVDVFMESLADGAVLNGMDRDMAYQVAAKMVSSSANLLLKTGKHPGELKDGVTSPGGTTIKGVTALEKEGFRYATINAIDTIMKS encoded by the coding sequence ATGAAAATTGGTATTTTTGGTGCTGGACATATGGGTGGCGCAATGATTAAAGGCTGGATTAAGTCTGAAAAAATTGAACCTTCAAACCTTTTAGTCCGCGGTGGACGAAGAGGTACTGCTCAATCTCTTCAAAAAGAATTAGGCTTTCAATTAACATCGGAAACAAGTGACTTTAAACAAATGGATATTATTTTCTTAGCAGTTAATACACCTTTAATTCTTCCTATTTTAAATGAATTAAAAGGTTTGGTAGAAACTTCTTCTATTCCAATTGTTTCTGTTTCAGCAGGTGTTTCAGTTAAAGAAATGCAAGAGATAATGGGAGATAACTATCCTCTAGCACAAGCTATTCCAAATACACCTGTTCAAATTAATGAGGGAATGACCGGAATTGTTTTTGCTGAAAATATAGATAAAAAAGCTAAAGAAACCATTCAATTTAGTTTTGATTTGCTAGGTGACTTGGTTGAAATTTCTGAAGATAAAATTGGTATTTTTGGTACTTTAGCAGGCTGTGGCCCTGCTTTTGTCGATGTTTTTATGGAAAGTTTAGCTGATGGGGCTGTATTAAATGGAATGGACCGAGATATGGCCTATCAAGTAGCAGCTAAAATGGTTAGTAGTTCGGCTAATCTTTTATTGAAAACTGGAAAACATCCTGGTGAACTAAAAGACGGAGTTACCTCTCCTGGTGGCACTACAATTAAGGGCGTTACAGCACTTGAAAAAGAAGGCTTTAGATATGCAACCATTAATGCGATTGATACCATTATGAAAAGCTAA
- a CDS encoding 5-formyltetrahydrofolate cyclo-ligase produces the protein MKKDIRKKVLTDLKLLSQTPEKKEKQENNILSQLFSSQMWQEAQTIGTTLAMEKEFNTKPLIEQALKEGKTVGVPRTFGLGKMDFYFFDFDEELELTSFGVLEPKNEKKITKDKIDLLIVPGVAFSPDGFRVGFGGGFYDRYLTDFKGKTCSLVFKEQTGYSWQPEIHDLPVEKLFMSQEEECLDEPIFK, from the coding sequence ATGAAAAAAGACATTCGAAAAAAGGTGCTGACTGACTTAAAGTTGTTGAGTCAAACGCCTGAAAAAAAAGAAAAGCAAGAAAATAATATTTTGAGCCAATTGTTTTCAAGTCAAATGTGGCAAGAAGCTCAAACCATTGGTACGACACTTGCGATGGAAAAAGAGTTTAATACAAAACCGTTGATTGAGCAAGCTTTAAAAGAAGGAAAGACAGTTGGTGTTCCTAGGACTTTTGGTTTAGGGAAAATGGATTTTTATTTTTTTGATTTTGATGAAGAGTTAGAGTTAACTTCCTTTGGTGTTTTAGAGCCGAAAAACGAGAAAAAAATAACTAAAGATAAAATAGATTTACTTATTGTACCAGGAGTAGCTTTCTCACCTGATGGATTCCGTGTTGGTTTTGGTGGTGGCTTCTATGATCGTTATTTAACAGATTTTAAAGGGAAAACGTGTAGTTTAGTTTTTAAAGAACAAACAGGTTATTCTTGGCAACCGGAAATTCATGATTTACCAGTTGAGAAATTGTTTATGTCTCAAGAAGAGGAGTGTCTGGATGAGCCAATTTTCAAGTAG
- the rpmG gene encoding 50S ribosomal protein L33: MRVNITLECTECKERNYLSNKNKRNNPDRLEVKKYCPRERKVTLHRETK, translated from the coding sequence ATGCGCGTAAACATTACTTTAGAATGTACTGAATGTAAAGAAAGAAACTATCTTTCAAATAAAAACAAACGTAACAATCCTGATCGTTTAGAAGTAAAAAAATATTGTCCACGTGAACGTAAAGTTACTTTACACCGTGAAACAAAATAA
- a CDS encoding YqgQ family protein, translated as MRTMYDVQQLLKRFGIFIYVGNRLWDIELMMIELRQLHESDVIEKNDFVNAMMVLKREHRLELEYQEGQN; from the coding sequence ATGAGGACTATGTACGATGTACAACAATTACTAAAACGATTTGGTATTTTTATCTATGTTGGGAATAGATTATGGGATATTGAATTAATGATGATTGAGCTTCGTCAATTACACGAGAGTGATGTTATCGAAAAAAATGACTTCGTTAATGCTATGATGGTCTTAAAAAGAGAGCATCGATTAGAATTGGAATATCAGGAGGGGCAAAATTGA
- a CDS encoding MmcQ/YjbR family DNA-binding protein produces the protein MIKERMDILIEYGNELPHAKVYYREDWDTYYFDLLGKQFGLMSKEATPDAFITLKGKPEVNETLRETYKDVVPGYYANKKHWNSIKLETTEITDEELKRMILNSYELVWANLPAKIRKEMKLNQ, from the coding sequence ATGATTAAAGAAAGAATGGATATACTAATTGAATATGGTAATGAACTGCCTCATGCTAAAGTTTATTACCGAGAGGATTGGGATACTTATTATTTTGATTTATTAGGAAAACAATTTGGACTTATGTCAAAAGAAGCGACACCTGATGCTTTTATTACATTAAAAGGAAAACCAGAAGTCAATGAAACACTAAGAGAGACTTATAAAGATGTTGTTCCTGGTTATTATGCCAATAAAAAGCATTGGAATTCTATTAAATTAGAAACAACAGAAATAACAGATGAAGAGTTGAAACGGATGATTTTAAACTCTTATGAATTAGTTTGGGCTAATTTACCTGCTAAAATCAGAAAAGAGATGAAACTAAATCAATAG